One stretch of Cellulomonas wangsupingiae DNA includes these proteins:
- a CDS encoding lipase family protein, with protein sequence MDQPARRTRPATRWALLVVSSLAVPVGAVLALRPFVSLAVLVVAVVAGLAALGVVHLVADRPAAASDAGAAARWWWLAGVAYLLAAAVVVAWPGPTIAVLARVVGVALVVDGVLDVLAARRAHGTGRANAALSGVTSVVLGVLALAWPDVTVLVVAVLVGIRVLVTGIRGVAAALRGTWRRGPSRQDRRARPGRGRLVVNVAALVATLALAAAGVALDGGTARPDDFYAAPADVPDAPGRLLRSEPFTSAEIPHGATAWRILYSTTRGDGTPTVASGLVVAPDTATGDAREPADVVAWAHGTTGVTPGCAPSVLPDGLAAGALFVQDDVLAQGWALVATDYAGLGTAGPHAYLVGEPAAHDVLDAVRAAHQLDDVTLSDRNVVWGHSQGGGAALWTGIVAPDYAPDVDVLGVAALAPASNPTALLAHLPDVSVGALFASYLAEGYAATYPDVRFADVVRPGARTVVREMAHRCLADRGVVVSALTALLLDQPVWAHADPFTGAFGDRLTQNVPSGPIDAPLLVAQGTADSIVVASSQDEYVAARCAAGYAVEHRAYDGLDHVALVEADSPLVPDLLAWTRDRLAGAPATDTCP encoded by the coding sequence ATGGACCAGCCCGCGCGGCGCACGCGCCCGGCCACGCGGTGGGCGCTGCTCGTCGTCTCGTCGCTGGCGGTGCCCGTGGGCGCCGTCCTGGCGCTGCGGCCGTTCGTGTCCCTCGCGGTGCTCGTCGTCGCGGTCGTCGCAGGGCTCGCCGCGCTGGGGGTCGTCCACCTGGTGGCGGACCGCCCGGCCGCCGCCTCGGACGCGGGCGCGGCGGCACGCTGGTGGTGGCTCGCCGGCGTCGCGTACCTGCTGGCCGCGGCCGTCGTGGTCGCCTGGCCGGGTCCGACGATCGCGGTGCTGGCCCGCGTGGTGGGCGTCGCGCTCGTCGTCGACGGCGTGCTCGACGTCCTGGCCGCCCGGCGGGCCCACGGCACCGGCCGGGCGAACGCCGCGCTGTCGGGCGTGACGTCGGTCGTGCTCGGCGTCCTGGCACTCGCGTGGCCCGACGTGACCGTGCTGGTCGTGGCCGTGCTCGTGGGGATCCGCGTGCTGGTGACCGGCATCCGCGGCGTCGCGGCCGCGCTGCGCGGCACGTGGCGGCGCGGCCCGTCGCGGCAGGACCGCCGCGCCCGGCCGGGACGCGGGCGGCTCGTCGTGAACGTCGCCGCGCTCGTCGCGACGCTCGCCCTCGCCGCGGCCGGCGTCGCCCTCGACGGTGGCACCGCCCGCCCCGACGACTTCTACGCCGCACCCGCCGACGTCCCGGACGCCCCCGGGCGCCTCCTGCGCAGCGAGCCGTTCACCAGCGCCGAGATCCCTCACGGCGCCACCGCGTGGCGCATCCTCTACTCGACGACGCGCGGCGACGGCACGCCGACGGTCGCCTCGGGCCTGGTCGTCGCACCGGACACGGCGACCGGTGACGCCCGCGAGCCCGCGGACGTCGTCGCGTGGGCGCACGGCACGACGGGCGTCACGCCCGGCTGCGCACCGTCCGTGCTGCCCGACGGCCTCGCCGCCGGCGCGCTGTTCGTCCAGGACGACGTGCTCGCGCAGGGCTGGGCGCTCGTCGCGACCGACTACGCGGGTCTCGGCACGGCGGGTCCGCACGCCTACCTCGTCGGGGAGCCCGCCGCGCACGACGTGCTCGACGCCGTCCGCGCGGCGCACCAGCTGGACGACGTGACGCTCAGCGACCGGAACGTCGTGTGGGGCCACTCCCAGGGCGGCGGCGCGGCGCTGTGGACGGGGATCGTCGCGCCGGACTACGCGCCCGACGTCGACGTCCTCGGCGTAGCGGCGCTGGCGCCCGCGTCGAACCCGACCGCGCTGCTCGCGCACCTGCCCGACGTGTCCGTGGGCGCCCTGTTCGCGTCGTACCTGGCCGAGGGCTACGCCGCCACGTACCCGGACGTGCGGTTCGCCGACGTCGTGCGGCCGGGTGCCCGGACCGTCGTGCGGGAGATGGCGCACCGGTGCCTCGCCGACCGCGGCGTCGTCGTGTCCGCGCTGACGGCGCTGCTGCTCGACCAGCCCGTGTGGGCGCACGCCGACCCGTTCACCGGGGCGTTCGGCGACCGGCTGACGCAGAACGTGCCGTCCGGGCCCATCGACGCACCGCTGCTGGTCGCCCAGGGCACGGCCGACTCGATCGTCGTCGCGTCCTCGCAGGACGAGTACGTGGCCGCCCGCTGCGCCGCCGGGTACGCGGTCGAGCA
- a CDS encoding STAS domain-containing protein, which translates to MTQLTSTTDERIPEPDDHEIRVEHRDGRAVVCLVGEVDASLRESASAAMGIALMSGLPLVVDASRASFVDSSGVAFVLQLHLAASEAGVPLALHDPQRVLRDLLDMVGMGAAIPDDE; encoded by the coding sequence ATGACCCAGCTCACCAGCACGACGGACGAACGCATCCCCGAACCCGACGACCACGAGATCCGCGTCGAGCACCGCGACGGCCGTGCCGTCGTGTGCCTCGTCGGGGAGGTCGACGCGTCGCTGCGCGAGTCGGCGTCGGCGGCCATGGGCATCGCCCTCATGAGCGGCCTGCCGCTGGTGGTCGACGCGTCCCGCGCGTCGTTCGTCGACTCCTCGGGTGTGGCGTTCGTCCTGCAGCTGCACCTGGCGGCCTCCGAGGCCGGCGTCCCGCTCGCGCTGCACGACCCGCAGCGCGTGCTGCGCGACCTGCTCGACATGGTCGGCATGGGCGCGGCCATCCCCGACGACGAGTGA
- a CDS encoding ATP-binding cassette domain-containing protein, translated as MSSSAASTSTSDPGHRLGLVGENGVGRSTLLRLLAGVDDPDSGTLERPAGLGYLGQEPDLEPAASVADVVEGALADVRTIAADLERAGAARPAARRADEPRVRRARG; from the coding sequence GTGTCGTCCTCGGCGGCGTCGACCTCGACGTCCGACCCCGGCCACCGCCTCGGTCTCGTCGGCGAGAACGGCGTCGGCAGGTCCACGCTGCTGCGGCTGCTCGCCGGCGTCGACGACCCCGACAGCGGGACGCTCGAGCGGCCCGCCGGGCTCGGGTACCTCGGCCAGGAGCCGGACCTCGAACCGGCGGCGAGCGTCGCGGACGTCGTCGAGGGTGCGCTGGCGGACGTCCGCACGATCGCGGCCGACCTCGAGCGTGCGGGCGCCGCACGTCCTGCTGCTCGACGAGCCGACGAACCACGTGTCCGTCGCGCTCGCGGGTGA
- a CDS encoding M50 family metallopeptidase, giving the protein MSVAGTTAAVLLATSGPPATGLAALWEQVTTPQPAPDRTTVVVVGAVVLAALTVPGVWHLLRHGLTIVHEAAHAGVAVLVGRRLSGIRVHSDTSGLTVSRGRPRGPGMVATVAAGYPGPAVLGLAAAWLLSRGYALGVLWLLLVVVLLVLLQIRNWYGLWAVLVSGAALVAVTVWAPAGVQSIVAAGLTWFFLLGAPRAVIEMQTQRRRVRRRGGRDESDAGLLAGLTHVPAVVWAGVFLLVGGVFLVAGGALLLAAWPA; this is encoded by the coding sequence GTGAGCGTCGCCGGCACGACGGCCGCGGTGCTCCTCGCGACCTCGGGCCCGCCCGCGACCGGTCTCGCCGCCCTCTGGGAGCAGGTCACCACGCCGCAGCCCGCGCCGGACCGGACGACCGTGGTCGTCGTCGGTGCCGTGGTCCTCGCGGCGCTCACCGTGCCGGGTGTGTGGCACCTGCTGCGCCACGGCCTGACGATCGTGCACGAGGCCGCGCACGCCGGTGTCGCCGTGCTCGTCGGCCGGCGGCTGTCCGGCATCCGGGTGCACTCGGACACGTCCGGCCTGACCGTCTCCCGCGGCCGGCCCCGCGGCCCCGGCATGGTGGCGACCGTCGCGGCGGGCTACCCCGGCCCCGCGGTGCTCGGGCTGGCGGCCGCGTGGCTGCTGTCCCGGGGGTACGCGCTCGGCGTGCTGTGGCTGCTGCTCGTCGTGGTGCTGCTCGTGCTGCTGCAGATCCGCAACTGGTACGGCCTGTGGGCGGTGCTCGTCAGCGGCGCGGCACTCGTCGCCGTGACGGTGTGGGCGCCCGCCGGTGTGCAGAGCATCGTCGCGGCGGGGCTCACGTGGTTCTTCCTGCTGGGCGCGCCACGCGCGGTCATCGAGATGCAGACGCAACGTCGGCGTGTCCGTCGTCGCGGCGGACGTGACGAGTCCGACGCGGGGCTGCTGGCGGGCCTGACCCACGTCCCCGCGGTCGTCTGGGCGGGGGTGTTCCTGCTGGTGGGAGGCGTTTTCCTGGTCGCCGGCGGTGCTCTGCTGCTGGCCGCCTGGCCCGCCTGA
- a CDS encoding exonuclease SbcCD subunit D, whose protein sequence is MRLLHTSDWHLGRTLHGVDLLDHQSAYLDHLVDVVRTERVDAVVVAGDVYDRAIPPVEAVTLLSDTLARLAEHTTVVVTSGNHDSATRLGFGSALMRERVRLRTRVASLAEPVEVGGALVYGLPYLDPDVCRAELAPVGEDGTRTLLARSHEAVTRAAMARVRADVDARRGGARPRVVVAAHAFVVGGRASESERDIRVGGVDHVPADVFAGTDYVALGHLHGPQVVNGPAGTVLRYSGSPLAYSFSEQHQAKSSVLVDLSGDEPQVTTLPAPVPRRLADVTGTLDDLLGAAGEPHVDDWVRVTVTDPARPADLFRRVRQRFAHALVVQHHPDRPDTGATRPALVTAAADPVEVAADFVAHVTGALPTAAERRVLRDAYEHVAGAERSA, encoded by the coding sequence ATGCGGCTGCTGCACACGTCGGACTGGCACCTGGGGCGGACCCTGCACGGGGTCGACCTGCTGGACCACCAGTCCGCGTACCTCGACCACCTGGTCGACGTGGTCCGCACCGAGCGCGTGGACGCGGTCGTGGTCGCGGGTGACGTGTACGACCGGGCCATCCCGCCCGTCGAGGCGGTGACGCTGCTGTCCGACACGCTCGCGCGTCTCGCCGAGCACACGACCGTCGTCGTGACGTCCGGCAACCACGACTCCGCGACGCGCCTGGGCTTCGGGTCCGCCCTCATGCGCGAGCGCGTGCGGCTGCGCACGCGCGTCGCGTCGCTCGCCGAGCCGGTCGAGGTCGGCGGCGCGCTGGTCTACGGCCTGCCGTACCTGGACCCCGACGTGTGCCGGGCCGAGCTCGCGCCCGTCGGCGAGGACGGCACGCGCACCCTGCTCGCGCGGTCCCACGAGGCCGTGACGCGCGCGGCCATGGCACGCGTGCGGGCCGACGTCGACGCGCGCCGGGGCGGTGCGCGGCCGCGGGTCGTGGTGGCGGCGCACGCGTTCGTCGTGGGCGGGCGGGCCAGCGAGTCGGAGCGGGACATCCGCGTCGGCGGCGTCGACCACGTGCCGGCCGACGTGTTCGCCGGCACCGACTACGTCGCGCTGGGGCACCTGCACGGCCCGCAGGTCGTGAACGGCCCCGCCGGGACGGTCCTGCGGTACTCGGGCTCCCCGCTCGCGTACTCGTTCTCCGAGCAGCACCAGGCCAAGTCGTCGGTCCTCGTGGACCTGTCGGGCGACGAGCCGCAGGTCACGACGCTGCCCGCCCCGGTGCCCCGCCGCCTGGCCGACGTGACGGGCACGCTCGACGACCTGCTCGGCGCCGCGGGCGAGCCGCACGTCGACGACTGGGTGCGCGTCACCGTCACCGACCCCGCCCGCCCGGCCGACCTGTTCCGCCGGGTGCGGCAGCGCTTCGCGCACGCGCTCGTCGTGCAGCACCACCCCGACCGGCCCGACACCGGCGCCACGCGCCCGGCCCTCGTGACGGCGGCCGCCGACCCGGTCGAGGTGGCCGCGGACTTCGTCGCGCACGTGACCGGGGCCCTGCCGACGGCCGCGGAGCGCCGGGTGCTGCGCGACGCGTACGAGCACGTCGCCGGCGCGGAGCGGAGCGCCTGA
- a CDS encoding aminoacyl-tRNA deacylase: MSDATPGPTAAPDTELRTEGERRTVAALDAAGLAYVRTRHGRVGSLAEAAAARGIDPADLVKTIVVRRGDDDFLLVLLPGDRTISWPRLRALLGVSRLSMPDAVVAQQVTGFERGTITPFGTTRTWPVVVDRRATGRRVSIGGGGHGVGIELATDDLVRALGATVADVSEDG; encoded by the coding sequence GTGAGCGACGCGACCCCCGGCCCCACCGCCGCACCGGACACCGAGCTGCGCACCGAGGGCGAGCGCCGCACGGTCGCGGCGCTCGACGCCGCCGGCCTCGCCTACGTCCGCACGCGGCACGGGCGCGTCGGCTCGCTCGCGGAGGCGGCTGCGGCGCGTGGCATCGACCCGGCCGACCTGGTCAAGACGATCGTCGTCCGGCGCGGCGACGACGACTTCCTGCTCGTCCTGCTGCCGGGCGACCGCACGATCTCCTGGCCGCGGCTGCGCGCGCTGCTGGGCGTCAGCCGCCTGTCGATGCCGGACGCGGTCGTCGCGCAGCAGGTCACGGGCTTCGAGCGCGGCACGATCACGCCGTTCGGCACGACGCGGACGTGGCCGGTGGTCGTGGACCGGCGCGCCACGGGGCGGCGGGTGTCGATCGGGGGCGGCGGGCACGGCGTGGGGATCGAGCTCGCGACGGACGACCTGGTACGGGCGCTGGGCGCGACCGTCGCGGACGTCAGCGAGGACGGCTGA
- a CDS encoding LmeA family phospholipid-binding protein — protein MGAKGLVGGVVVLVVLGAGAYVVDGYARTRAEGEAVSIVTRELDVEGTPDVRIEGFPFLTQLLARSLGDVSATATGVTLDGLLVTDVAVDAHDVSLEAPHRVGTVRLEGTVPTSSVEQVVAERASLDVTVDGDVLRASGDLFGMELTAGLVPRVEDGRLLVDVQDVTLGAATLQVDELPGRIGEQLVGVEVPLEGLPAGIVLEQAVVVPDGVRFTATGADVVLERAP, from the coding sequence ATGGGTGCGAAGGGACTGGTCGGGGGTGTCGTGGTGCTCGTCGTCCTGGGTGCGGGGGCGTACGTCGTCGACGGTTACGCGCGCACCAGGGCCGAGGGCGAGGCCGTGAGCATCGTGACCCGGGAGCTGGACGTCGAGGGCACCCCCGACGTGCGGATCGAGGGCTTCCCGTTCCTCACCCAGCTGCTCGCGCGCTCCCTGGGCGACGTCAGCGCGACCGCGACCGGGGTCACCCTCGACGGCCTGCTGGTCACCGACGTGGCCGTGGACGCGCACGACGTGTCCCTCGAGGCCCCGCACCGCGTCGGGACCGTCCGCCTGGAGGGGACGGTGCCCACGTCGTCCGTCGAGCAGGTCGTGGCCGAGCGGGCGTCGCTCGACGTGACGGTCGACGGTGACGTGCTGCGTGCGTCGGGCGACCTGTTCGGCATGGAGCTCACCGCCGGTCTGGTCCCCCGCGTCGAGGACGGCCGCCTGCTGGTCGACGTGCAGGACGTGACGCTCGGGGCCGCCACGCTCCAGGTCGACGAGCTGCCGGGGCGGATCGGGGAGCAGCTCGTCGGCGTGGAGGTGCCGCTGGAAGGGCTCCCGGCCGGGATCGTCCTCGAGCAGGCCGTCGTGGTCCCGGACGGGGTCCGGTTCACCGCGACGGGTGCCGACGTCGTGCTGGAGCGGGCCCCGTGA
- a CDS encoding AAA family ATPase, which yields MHLRSLTVQAIGPFAGRHTVDLDALGSSGLFLLEGPTGSGKSTLIDAVVFALYGKVAGADASDERLRSAYAADDVESVVDLVLEVPSGVYRVRRTPAYQRAKRRGTGTTTAQASVKAWRLPADADVSGGPDALDGVGVLLGTRLDEVGAELQRIVGLDRSQFVQTVVLPQGEFARFLRATGEERRVLLQKIFGTQVYDQMQQRLAALRAEAARTVEASRAALGEAVAHLLGACALAPDEAAVTRAALDEAVVGTPVAPRVGAVVAATTSALDAAADRLARDASVARQACEAARTAHEQARGTAALAARRQALRAERTLLESVADRHEDDVRRLGLARAAAAVRPLLTGWQDARTAHQAAAKSWVAVADAAPADLLPTAGLARGGGPDESDELDVHVLEAWRPHLRAERDAAADAAASLRRAVEIEAGLTGRRRAVRDLAAVLDDLRAEVATADDWLAGRPAARSSLVAERDEARVRAGRADAAEAARAGARVLVADVTALVTARSALAAAQAELAEAADGARAAVAREAGLRAARVAGLAGELAAGLVDGEACPVCGGCEHPAPATVGADHVTAEAVLAAEQARAAAEGRVAELGARRAGLAERVDGLAARTGDHDAASAAAALRDAEDEVAAVAAAAARVVALDAQLDAHDAATRRREALRDEVLGQVRTAEVTLETERDALARAEAEVVEARGDHPTVVARHGALDARARHAVALLDALDAVRAAAADAGRRRHELDAALAEHGFEGDAAARAAWCAPDELAALERRVVAHAADVARVAAGLGDPDLVALPEDVEVDVPAAQRAEAAARQTSADAEGRAHVAASRAEAAGEAAERVRRAAEAVDAAVAAAAPVTRMANLASGTGSDNAQALSLATYVLGRRFEDVVAAANERLAVMSDGRYELVRSDEKEDVRARAVGLAMRVVDHRTERSRDPRTLSGGETFYVSLCLALGMADVVTAEAGGVELGTLFVDEGFGALDPHVLDQVLIELGRLRQGGRVVGIVSHVEALKQAVADRIEVRPTPGGPSTLTVLAG from the coding sequence ATGCACCTGCGCTCGCTCACCGTCCAGGCCATCGGGCCGTTCGCCGGCCGGCACACCGTCGACCTCGACGCCCTCGGCTCGTCGGGGCTCTTCCTGCTCGAGGGGCCGACCGGCTCCGGCAAGTCCACGCTCATCGACGCGGTCGTGTTCGCGCTCTACGGCAAGGTCGCGGGTGCCGACGCGTCGGACGAGCGGCTGCGCTCCGCGTACGCGGCGGACGACGTCGAGAGCGTCGTCGACCTCGTCCTGGAGGTGCCGTCCGGCGTCTACCGCGTGCGGCGCACGCCCGCGTACCAGCGGGCCAAGAGGCGCGGCACGGGCACCACGACGGCCCAGGCGAGCGTCAAGGCGTGGCGGCTGCCCGCCGACGCGGACGTGTCCGGCGGGCCGGACGCCCTCGACGGCGTGGGCGTGCTCCTCGGCACCCGGCTCGACGAGGTGGGGGCGGAGCTGCAGCGCATCGTCGGGCTGGACCGCTCGCAGTTCGTCCAGACCGTCGTGCTGCCGCAGGGCGAGTTCGCGCGGTTCCTGCGGGCGACGGGCGAGGAGCGCCGGGTCCTGCTCCAGAAGATCTTCGGCACGCAGGTGTACGACCAGATGCAGCAGCGTCTGGCCGCGCTGCGCGCGGAGGCGGCGCGGACGGTCGAGGCGTCGCGTGCGGCGCTCGGCGAGGCCGTGGCCCACCTGCTCGGTGCGTGCGCGCTGGCGCCGGACGAGGCCGCGGTGACGCGTGCGGCGCTCGACGAGGCGGTCGTCGGCACTCCCGTCGCGCCGCGCGTCGGTGCGGTCGTGGCCGCCACCACCTCGGCCCTGGACGCGGCGGCGGATCGGCTCGCGCGGGACGCCTCCGTCGCGCGGCAGGCCTGCGAGGCCGCCCGCACGGCGCACGAGCAGGCGCGCGGTACCGCGGCGCTCGCGGCGCGGCGCCAGGCGCTGCGCGCGGAGCGCACGCTGCTGGAGTCCGTGGCCGACCGGCACGAGGACGACGTCCGGCGGCTGGGGCTGGCCCGCGCCGCGGCCGCCGTCCGGCCGCTGCTCACCGGCTGGCAGGACGCCCGGACGGCCCACCAGGCGGCCGCCAAGTCGTGGGTCGCCGTGGCGGACGCCGCCCCCGCCGACCTGCTGCCGACGGCCGGCCTCGCGCGCGGTGGCGGACCGGACGAGTCCGACGAGCTCGACGTGCACGTGCTCGAGGCGTGGCGCCCCCACCTGAGGGCGGAACGGGACGCGGCGGCCGACGCCGCGGCGTCGCTGCGCCGGGCCGTCGAGATCGAGGCGGGTCTGACGGGCAGGCGGCGAGCCGTCCGGGACCTCGCGGCGGTGCTCGACGACCTGCGCGCCGAGGTGGCGACCGCCGACGACTGGCTGGCGGGACGCCCTGCGGCTCGCTCGTCGCTCGTCGCGGAGCGGGACGAGGCGCGGGTGCGTGCGGGCCGCGCGGACGCGGCCGAGGCGGCCCGGGCGGGCGCCCGCGTGCTGGTCGCGGACGTGACCGCGCTGGTCACGGCCCGTTCCGCGCTCGCCGCGGCGCAGGCGGAGCTCGCGGAGGCGGCCGACGGCGCGCGCGCGGCGGTGGCGCGCGAGGCCGGTCTGCGGGCCGCGCGCGTGGCCGGCCTGGCCGGCGAGCTCGCGGCCGGGCTCGTCGACGGTGAGGCGTGCCCGGTCTGCGGCGGGTGCGAGCACCCGGCGCCCGCGACGGTCGGGGCGGACCACGTGACGGCCGAGGCGGTGCTCGCCGCCGAGCAGGCGCGGGCGGCGGCCGAAGGCCGGGTCGCGGAGCTCGGCGCCCGCCGAGCGGGCCTGGCGGAGCGGGTCGACGGGCTCGCGGCGCGCACGGGCGACCACGACGCCGCGTCCGCCGCCGCCGCGCTGCGCGACGCGGAGGACGAGGTCGCGGCGGTCGCGGCCGCGGCGGCCCGTGTCGTCGCCCTCGATGCGCAGCTCGACGCCCACGACGCGGCGACGCGTCGTCGCGAGGCGCTGCGCGACGAGGTGCTCGGGCAGGTGCGGACCGCCGAGGTCACGCTCGAGACCGAGCGCGACGCGCTGGCGCGCGCCGAGGCCGAGGTGGTCGAGGCCCGCGGTGACCACCCGACGGTCGTCGCCCGGCACGGCGCCCTCGACGCGCGGGCGCGTCACGCCGTGGCGCTGCTCGACGCGCTCGACGCCGTGCGTGCGGCCGCGGCCGACGCCGGTCGTCGCCGCCACGAGCTGGACGCCGCGCTCGCGGAGCACGGCTTCGAGGGGGACGCCGCGGCCCGCGCCGCGTGGTGCGCCCCGGACGAGCTCGCTGCGCTGGAACGGCGCGTCGTCGCGCACGCGGCCGACGTCGCGCGGGTCGCCGCAGGGCTGGGCGACCCGGACCTCGTCGCGCTGCCCGAGGACGTCGAGGTCGACGTGCCCGCCGCGCAGCGTGCCGAGGCCGCCGCGCGCCAGACCTCCGCCGACGCGGAGGGCCGTGCCCACGTCGCCGCGTCGCGGGCCGAGGCGGCCGGTGAGGCCGCCGAGCGGGTGCGGCGGGCGGCCGAGGCCGTCGACGCCGCGGTCGCGGCCGCCGCGCCCGTGACGCGCATGGCGAACCTCGCGTCCGGCACGGGGTCCGACAACGCGCAGGCGCTGTCGTTGGCGACGTACGTGCTGGGCCGCCGGTTCGAGGACGTGGTGGCCGCGGCCAACGAGCGGCTCGCGGTCATGTCCGACGGCAGGTACGAGCTCGTGCGGTCGGACGAGAAGGAGGACGTGCGCGCCCGGGCCGTCGGTCTCGCCATGCGCGTCGTCGACCACCGCACCGAACGCTCCCGTGACCCGCGCACGCTCTCGGGCGGCGAGACCTTCTACGTGTCGCTCTGCCTCGCGCTCGGGATGGCCGACGTCGTCACGGCGGAGGCCGGCGGCGTCGAGCTCGGCACCCTGTTCGTCGACGAGGGGTTCGGCGCTCTCGACCCGCACGTCCTCGACCAGGTGCTCATCGAGCTGGGCCGCCTGCGCCAGGGGGGCCGCGTCGTCGGGATCGTCTCCCACGTCGAGGCGCTGAAGCAGGCCGTCGCCGACCGCATCGAGGTCCGACCCACCCCGGGCGGGCCCAGCACGCTGACGGTGCTGGCCGGCTGA